In one window of Drosophila ananassae strain 14024-0371.13 chromosome XR, ASM1763931v2, whole genome shotgun sequence DNA:
- the LOC6501893 gene encoding basic proline-rich protein codes for MALPSNYKQIAVGAPPGSGPANPLQGVGGGSNTGGGGGGSSRSRSAGGGSAADRNKDQTPIFTHSNYGNPAFTPQKVTKSSSSKNQSESRLPKPPKPPEKPILPYMRYSKRVWDSVKAQHPELKLWELGKKIGAMWKLLGDEEKTEFIDEYEAEKLEYEKALKAYHQTPAYQAYMSAKSKVKTDVDMHETPSRGGGSKSQHERRIDIQPAEDEDDQDEGYTAKHMAYARYLRNHRLINEIFSEAVVPDVRSVVTTTRMQVLKRQVSSLTMHQTKLEAELQQMEEKFEAKKQRMVESSEAFQEELKRHCKPAVDEETFQKMVHRMYEDIKRDRQRLDEPNANSTTNPAARPEDSGKPAQPGATPAAPEVSAAPPKDQPVMKPSAPTPSPAPTPTPTPMPTTSVPHNPPPAPVVHHHETASKTDPEPMDIEPPPKPSVPPPPIKPEKLEMAAALPPQSTAADTVPKPEPPKVLLNPNKATNSPPPSEVGAGPIPAPGVSGGAPPTPPPVQQQVPLGQQQASAPPPGMPQMHPHPGHPPPPGHPHMPPHMAPHQPPPGMPGLPPPPHTGYANYGGPPHGPPPGPPGAPSRPYYQPQYGGHPTPQPYYTPFSPYQQSYGPPPGSHYMSPRPPPPQHNGNPGHPYAPEHGSNPPPPQQQHLHESTGAPGGAGAPGSAGAPAGGPGVPGGAPGAAAGPYPPPGPVVGAGPPPVGGVPSGETPGAAPAPSGAVTATAAPGKHPEAEKHEAD; via the coding sequence ATGGCTCTTCCGAGCAACTATAAGCAGATAGCAGTGGGTGCGCCCCCTGGTTCAGGTCCAGCCAATCCTCTCCAGGGTGTCGGCGGGGGCAGCAACACCGGAGGCGGTGGAGGCGGCAGCAGCCGGTCCAGGTCAGCCGGCGGCGGTAGCGCTGCCGATCGGAACAAGGACCAAACACCCATATTCACTCACAGCAACTACGGGAATCCGGCGTTCACTCCCCAGAAGGTAACCAAGTCCTCCAGCAGCAAGAACCAGAGCGAGTCGAGACTGCCAAAGCCGCCGAAACCGCCGGAGAAGCCGATTTTGCCATACATGCGGTACTCGAAACGCGTGTGGGACAGCGTTAAGGCTCAGCACCCGGAGCTGAAGCTGTGGGAGCTGGGCAAGAAAATCGGCGCCATGTGGAAGCTCCTGGGCGACGAGGAGAAGACGGAGTTCATTGACGAGTACGAGGCCGAGAAGCTGGAGTACGAGAAGGCGTTGAAGGCCTACCACCAGACGCCGGCCTATCAGGCGTACATGTCGGCCAAGAGCAAGGTGAAGACCGACGTTGACATGCACGAGACACCGTCCCGAGGCGGCGGTAGCAAATCCCAGCACGAGCGCCGCATCGACATCCAGCCGGcggaggacgaggacgacCAGGATGAGGGCTACACCGCCAAGCACATGGCCTATGCTCGCTACCTAAGGAACCACCGGCTCATCAACGAAATATTCTCAGAGGCTGTGGTGCCGGACGTGCGCTCCGTGGTAACCACCACTAGGATGCAGGTGCTCAAGCGGCAGGTTAGCTCGCTCACGATGCACCAGACGAAGCTCGAGGCTGAGCTGCAGCAGATGGAGGAGAAGTTCGAGGCCAAGAAGCAACGCATGGTGGAGTCGAGCGAGGCGTTCCAGGAGGAGTTGAAGCGCCACTGCAAGCCGGCGGTGGACGAGGAGACCTTCCAGAAGATGGTGCACCGTATGTATGAGGACATAAAGCGGGATCGCCAGCGGCTGGATGAGCCGAATGCCAACAGCACCACGAATCCCGCCGCAAGGCCCGAGGATTCAGGGAAACCGGCTCAGCCCGGAGCCACACCCGCCGCTCCGGAAGTTTCTGCTGCCCCGCCTAAGGATCAGCCTGTCATGAAGCCTTCTGCGCCGACGCCATCTCCCGCACCAACTCCTACACCCACTCCCATGCCGACGACCAGTGTTCCTCATAATCCTCCGCCCGCTCCAGTTGTGCACCACCATGAGACTGCGAGCAAGACGGATCCAGAGCCAATGGACATTGAGCCGCCGCCGAAACCGTCGGTACCTCCACCGCCAATCAAGCCGGAAAAGCTGGAAATGGCGGCAGCACTTCCACCGCAATCCACGGCTGCAGACACGGTTCCAAAGCCGGAGCCTCCCAAGGTGCTGCTCAATCCAAACAAGGCGACGAACTCTCCACCGCCGTCGGAGGTGGGAGCAGGACCCATTCCAGCCCCGGGAGTGTCTGGTGGCGCTCCGCCCACGCCGCCACCTGTGCAGCAGCAGGTTCCTTTGGGCCAGCAGCAGGCGAGTGCTCCTCCACCGGGCATGCCTCAGATGCATCCACATCCGGGCCACCCGCCCCCGCCAGGACATCCGCACATGCCGCCCCACATGGCGCCGCACCAGCCTCCGCCGGGAATGCCGGGATTGCCGCCGCCACCGCACACGGGCTACGCTAACTACGGCGGACCACCACATGGTCCTCCACCTGGACCTCCAGGCGCTCCTTCGCGCCCATACTACCAGCCACAGTACGGAGGCCATCCCACGCCGCAGCCGTATTACACCCCGTTCTCGCCGTACCAGCAGTCCTACGGACCTCCTCCTGGCTCTCACTACATGTCGCCTCGTCCTCCGCCGCCGCAGCACAACGGCAATCCGGGACATCCGTACGCGCCGGAACACGGCAGCAATCCGCCACCTCCGCAGCAACAGCACCTCCACGAGTCGACAGGAGCACCGGGCGGAGCAGGGGCGCCCGGATCCGCAGGAGCGCCTGCAGGAGGGCCTGGCGTTCCTGGCGGAGCACCTGGGGCAGCAGCAGGACCCTATCCACCTCCAGGACCAGTAGTCGGAGCAGGACCACCGCCAGTCGGTGGCGTTCCTTCCGGGGAGACACCAGGCGCCGCACCGGCCCCCAGTGGGGCTGTGACGGCGACGGCGGCTCCTGGCAAGCATCCCGAGGCAGAGAAGCACGAGGCGGACTGA
- the LOC6501934 gene encoding uncharacterized protein CG7065 isoform X1 has protein sequence MSFLPGEPLPPGYEEDEVARPAIIQKQIESYSGGPLLGTEYAIELHEVGQPRPDYYCVLCQTCNDSRSIFVHWTSLAHRAKYLQTHFQKAYDVLQKLKRIPNSAGDLVIATGNLAQLIEKHFGRPRQVTTSTNEEFRRHRDKMFNQVRDKFHFDESSGSDFVEQAHGVLRELKSDDPSIKINLKINEPEKREEGNIISLDAISSDDESFGPGPGPGVANETSKKTPGNRGANSSPPAPGADKSKHLQHLPTPKELSIQANMIAQERYKWEKFRCLLEIQLKKLRDETETYESNPEKHPDYPDEWKQFWNRRYKQLQEEKKVDPNHYDYKPEWIAYWKDRRIELFNIAVNKIKKELKEKFKLGDDDEGKTKELMERYRIRVSSPRDPSVAVNRRKLAPRNAGRPAGGGPAGPAAVEAVINISDDEGSQPASRNRPAYRRTDSRSISPKRGGGRRPARRSRSRSPRRHFRRGSSRSRSRSRSLRRRSRSPGYHRRRGGRHSRDRSLSPSPREYPDRRSFDRERSSEFYRGGGGDSYNRPPRSYDHIESFRVMDSRVYPEYSLPKVRSRSPSTSAPKDKEPAELVEEGPLTVVSVLRMLSAVEDHLGSLGPKALNLLSKALAMEMVQPNAADNLLLNEDNCVFLETTKEKLKGILIAEVLDDPHKVRVVKKLITNIAAIIFQVNSRGPSESSDANAKAGNEAKPLSSTFQLPFDRNVLAPKLASALVVKGYFDVTTDDMNKLLHFFGLLAKTDKQRREVYKDTLDFDEVRARLGLSRESKSAKGTGPTASGDSESTPIGIDLDELMKEVENQLHKESGDAGAGGAGKTNESSSGSNGLMESLTDSDLQTLLQNFKFLSSEEQVHLIGHLRKLEVQEPTRVERLRKFVNLAELSGDGESCSDFLSRVVAKTGVDKSSASSSLRGAALTGGGSSSGASAASASLSSLTARRRSSERESGSRDLANLPINKPRSVGRGSPSFVIDDDEDDDDDDYNFDDLVMKACDTNGSAGGGSGGNKAGAAPVSAPSESSTNSLTFKPAAPKISLADTETIIANLMGTLSKGTGSQGGSLSGSGSGLGSGDRGGSVRNFNMMNPHQSSQSVNQQQHPHPLPQQQHQHQQQQQHQQIQHPQFGNPNQGYPTQQMSGVPDPYGNQQGYGGYQYGGASGMQPQFPGHTGYGGPGINPWASNDPSQQQPQYNPMPQGYMQQQAHYNNVYGGRQ, from the exons ATGAGCTTTTTGCCCGGCGAGCCGTTGCCGCCTGGATACGAGGAGGATGAAGTGGCCAGGCCGGCGATTATCCAAAAGCAGATTGAAAGCTACAGTGGAGGACCCCTTCTGGGGACAGAGTACGCCATTGAACTCCACGAGGTCGGTCAACCGCGTCCCGACTACTACTGCGTCCTGTGCCAAACTTGCAACGACAGCCGCTCCATCTTCGTGCACTGGACCTCGCTGGCGCATCGGGCCAAGTACCTCCAGACGCACTTTCAGAAGGCCTACGACGTGCTCCAGAAACTGAAGCGCATTCCTAACAGTGCCGGCGATCTGGTTATCGCCACCGGGAATCTAGCTCAGCTAATCGAGAAGCACTTTGGGCGGCCGCGTCAGGTGACGACGTCGACCAACGAGGAGTTCCGCCGCCACCGAGACAAAATGTTTAACCAGGTGAGGGACAAGTTCCACTTCGACGAGAGTTCTGGTTCCGATTTTGTGGAGCAGGCCCATGGCGTACTCCGTGAGCTTAAGTCCGACGATCCCAGCATCAAGATCAACCTGAAGATCAACGAGCCCGAGAAGCGCGAGGAAGGCAACATCATCTCCCTGGACGCCATATCCAGTGACGATGAAAGCTTCGGCCCCGGACCTGGCCCCGGAGTGGCTAACGAAACATCAAAAAAGACGCCGGGCAATCGAGGCGCGAACAGCTCGCCTCCGGCTCCAGGCGCCGACAAGTCGAAGCACCTTCAACACCTGCCCACGCCAAAGGAACTGTCCATCCAGGCTAACATGATTGCGCAGGAGCGCTACAAGTGGGAGAAGTTCCGCTGCCTTCTCGAAATCCAGCTGAAAAAGCTTCGCGACGAGACGGAGACCTACGAGTCAAATCCTGAGAAGCATCCGGACTATCCGGACGAGTGGAAGCAGTTCTGGAATAGGCGCTATAAGCAGTTGCAGGAGGAAAAGAAGGTGGATCCCAACCACTACGACTACAAACCGGAGTGGATTGCCTATTGGAAGGACCGCCGCATCGAATTATTCAATATAGCCGTCAACAAGATCAAGAAGGAGCTCAAGGAAAAGTTCAAGCTGggcgacgacgacgagggCAAGACCAAGGAGCTAATGGAGCGCTATAGGATCCGGGTCTCTAGTCCGAGGGATCCCAGTGTTGCCGTCAATCGTCGCAAGCTAGCCCCCAGGAACGCTGGTCGCCCAGCTGGAGGCGGTCCAGCGGGTCCGGCTGCTGTGGAAGCGGTAATAAACATAAGCGATGACGAAGGCTCCCAGCCAGCAAGTCGAAATCGTCCCGCCTATCGCCGAACCGATTCCCGCTCCATATCGCCCAAGCGCGGTGGCGGACGTCGGCCAGCAAGGCGCTCTCGGAGTCGCTCGCCGCGAAGACACTTCAGACGCGGCTCTTCCCGTTCCCGTTCCCGCTCGCGCAGCTTGCGACGGCGGTCGCGCTCTCCCGGCTATCATCGCAGACGCGGGGGCCGGCATTCCAGAGACAGAAGCCTGTCGCCCAGTCCGCGGGAGTACCCAGATCGTCGCAGCTTTGACAGGGAACGCTCTAGTGAGTTCTATCGCGGAGGAGGAGGGGATAGCTACAACCGCCCGCCTCGGAGTTACGACCACATAGAAAGTTTTCGCGTGATGGACTCGCGCGTTTATCCAGAGTACAGTTTGCCAAAGGTCCGATCCAGGTCGCCGTCCACCTCTGCCCCCAAGGACAAGGAGCCGGCGGAGCTCGTAGAAGAAGGACCTCTGACCGTAGTCAGTGTGCTGCGCATGCTGTCCGCTGTGGAGGACCACTTGGGCAGCTTGGGACCAAAGGCACTTAACCTCCTGAGCAAGGCTTTAGCCATGGAAATGGTGCAGCCGAATGCCGCGGACAACCTCCTGCTCAACGAGGACAATTGCGTCTTCCTTGAGACCACCAAAGAGAAGCTGAAGGGCATCCTCATCGCAGAGGTCCTGGACGACCCGCACAAGGTACGCGTGGTCAAGAAACTGATCACAAACATTGCGGCCATCATTTTCCAGGTCAACTCCCGGG GTCCCAGCGAATCCTCGGACGCAAACGCCAAGGCCGGGAACGAGGCGAAGCCGCTTTCCTCCACCTTTCAGCTGCCCTTCGACCGGAACGTGCTGGCTCCGAAGCTGGCCAGTGCGCTGGTGGTCAAGGGCTACTTCGACGTGACCACCGATGACATGAACAAGCTGCTCCACTTCTTCGGGCTACTGGCAAAGACTGACAAGCAGCGTCGGGAGGTGTACAAGGACACGCTCGACTTCGACGAGGTGCGTGCTAGGCTGGGTTTGTCCAGGGAGTCAAAGTCCGCGAAGGGGACCGGGCCGACGGCCTCAGGCGACTCTGAGTCCACGCCCATTGGCATCGACCTGGACGAACTGATGAAGGAGGTGGAAAACCAGCTGCACAAGGAGTCAGGAGACGCGGGCGCGGGAGGAGCCGGAAAGACGAACGAATCTTCATCGGGCAGCAACGGATTGATGGAGTCCCTGACCGATTCGGACCTGCAGACGCTACTCCAGAACTTCAAGTTCCTATCCAGCGAGGAGCAGGTACATCTGATTGGACATTTGCGGAAACTGGAGGTCCAGGAGCCGACTCGCGTCGAAAGGCTTAGAAAATTCGTGAACCTGGCCGAGCTGAGCGGCGACGGCGAGTCCTGCAGTGACTTCTTGTCGCGTGTTGTTGCTAAGACGGGTGTTGACAAGTCATCGGCATCATCGTCACTGCGAGGAGCTGCCCTGACGGGTGGTGGCTCATCCTCGGGTGCCTCGGCTGCCTCTGCCTCCCTGTCCTCCCTGACAGCGCGGCGTCGCAGCTCGGAGCGGGAGAGCGGAAGCCGGGACCTGGCAAACCTCCCAATCAACAAGCCGAGATCAGTGGGCCGTGGATCACCCTCCTTCGTGATCGATGACGACgaggacgacgacgatgacgacTACAACTTTGACGATCTAGTGATGAAGGCCTGCGACACCAATGGATCCGCTGGCGGCGGAAGCGGTGGTAACAAGGCTGGAGCCGCCCCGGTCTCTGCGCCCTCGGAATCCTCTACGAATTCGTTGACTTTCAAGCCTGCAGCTCCAAAGATCTCTCTCGCCGACACGGAAACCATTATTGCCAATCTGATGGGCACCCTGAGCAAGGGGACGGGCTCGCAGGGGGGTTCTCTTTCGGGTTCGGGCTCAGGTCTAGGATCGGGAGACCGAGGTGGATCGGTTCGCAACTTCAACATGATGAATCCGCATCAGTCGAGTCAGAGTGTcaaccagcagcagcacccaCATCCACTTCCgcagcaacaacaccagcatcagcaacagcaacagcaccaaCAGATACAGCATCCACAGTTCGGGAATCCGAACCAAGGCTATCCGACGCAGCAGATGAGCGGGGTACCTGATCCGTATGGAAACCAGCAGGGCTATGGTGGCTACCAGTATGGAGGCGCTAGCGGCATGCAGCCGCAGTTCCCCGGACATACCGGATACGGAGGACCCGGCATAAATCCCTGGGCCAGCAACGATCCCTCGCAGCAGCAGCCCCAGTACAACCCGATGCCCCAGGGCTACATGCAGCAGCAGGCTCACTACAACAACGTGTACGGCGGTCGTCAATAG
- the LOC6501934 gene encoding uncharacterized protein CG7065 isoform X2 yields MSFLPGEPLPPGYEEDEVARPAIIQKQIESYSGGPLLGTEYAIELHEVGQPRPDYYCVLCQTCNDSRSIFVHWTSLAHRAKYLQTHFQKAYDVLQKLKRIPNSAGDLVIATGNLAQLIEKHFGRPRQVTTSTNEEFRRHRDKMFNQVRDKFHFDESSGSDFVEQAHGVLRELKSDDPSIKINLKINEPEKREEGNIISLDAISSDDESFGPGPGPGVANETSKKTPGNRGANSSPPAPGADKSKHLQHLPTPKELSIQANMIAQERYKWEKFRCLLEIQLKKLRDETETYESNPEKHPDYPDEWKQFWNRRYKQLQEEKKVDPNHYDYKPEWIAYWKDRRIELFNIAVNKIKKELKEKFKLGDDDEGKTKELMERYRIRVSSPRDPSVAVNRRKLAPRNAGRPAGGGPAGPAAVEAVINISDDEGSQPASRNRPAYRRTDSRSISPKRGGGRRPARRSRSRSPRRHFRRGSSRSRSRSRSLRRRSRSPGYHRRRGGRHSRDRSLSPSPREYPDRRSFDRERSSEFYRGGGGDSYNRPPRSYDHIESFRVMDSRVYPEYSLPKVRSRSPSTSAPKDKEPAELVEEGPLTVVSVLRMLSAVEDHLGSLGPKALNLLSKALAMEMVQPNAADNLLLNEDNCVFLETTKEKLKGILIAEVLDDPHKVRVVKKLITNIAAIIFQVNSRALTSRILSTEY; encoded by the exons ATGAGCTTTTTGCCCGGCGAGCCGTTGCCGCCTGGATACGAGGAGGATGAAGTGGCCAGGCCGGCGATTATCCAAAAGCAGATTGAAAGCTACAGTGGAGGACCCCTTCTGGGGACAGAGTACGCCATTGAACTCCACGAGGTCGGTCAACCGCGTCCCGACTACTACTGCGTCCTGTGCCAAACTTGCAACGACAGCCGCTCCATCTTCGTGCACTGGACCTCGCTGGCGCATCGGGCCAAGTACCTCCAGACGCACTTTCAGAAGGCCTACGACGTGCTCCAGAAACTGAAGCGCATTCCTAACAGTGCCGGCGATCTGGTTATCGCCACCGGGAATCTAGCTCAGCTAATCGAGAAGCACTTTGGGCGGCCGCGTCAGGTGACGACGTCGACCAACGAGGAGTTCCGCCGCCACCGAGACAAAATGTTTAACCAGGTGAGGGACAAGTTCCACTTCGACGAGAGTTCTGGTTCCGATTTTGTGGAGCAGGCCCATGGCGTACTCCGTGAGCTTAAGTCCGACGATCCCAGCATCAAGATCAACCTGAAGATCAACGAGCCCGAGAAGCGCGAGGAAGGCAACATCATCTCCCTGGACGCCATATCCAGTGACGATGAAAGCTTCGGCCCCGGACCTGGCCCCGGAGTGGCTAACGAAACATCAAAAAAGACGCCGGGCAATCGAGGCGCGAACAGCTCGCCTCCGGCTCCAGGCGCCGACAAGTCGAAGCACCTTCAACACCTGCCCACGCCAAAGGAACTGTCCATCCAGGCTAACATGATTGCGCAGGAGCGCTACAAGTGGGAGAAGTTCCGCTGCCTTCTCGAAATCCAGCTGAAAAAGCTTCGCGACGAGACGGAGACCTACGAGTCAAATCCTGAGAAGCATCCGGACTATCCGGACGAGTGGAAGCAGTTCTGGAATAGGCGCTATAAGCAGTTGCAGGAGGAAAAGAAGGTGGATCCCAACCACTACGACTACAAACCGGAGTGGATTGCCTATTGGAAGGACCGCCGCATCGAATTATTCAATATAGCCGTCAACAAGATCAAGAAGGAGCTCAAGGAAAAGTTCAAGCTGggcgacgacgacgagggCAAGACCAAGGAGCTAATGGAGCGCTATAGGATCCGGGTCTCTAGTCCGAGGGATCCCAGTGTTGCCGTCAATCGTCGCAAGCTAGCCCCCAGGAACGCTGGTCGCCCAGCTGGAGGCGGTCCAGCGGGTCCGGCTGCTGTGGAAGCGGTAATAAACATAAGCGATGACGAAGGCTCCCAGCCAGCAAGTCGAAATCGTCCCGCCTATCGCCGAACCGATTCCCGCTCCATATCGCCCAAGCGCGGTGGCGGACGTCGGCCAGCAAGGCGCTCTCGGAGTCGCTCGCCGCGAAGACACTTCAGACGCGGCTCTTCCCGTTCCCGTTCCCGCTCGCGCAGCTTGCGACGGCGGTCGCGCTCTCCCGGCTATCATCGCAGACGCGGGGGCCGGCATTCCAGAGACAGAAGCCTGTCGCCCAGTCCGCGGGAGTACCCAGATCGTCGCAGCTTTGACAGGGAACGCTCTAGTGAGTTCTATCGCGGAGGAGGAGGGGATAGCTACAACCGCCCGCCTCGGAGTTACGACCACATAGAAAGTTTTCGCGTGATGGACTCGCGCGTTTATCCAGAGTACAGTTTGCCAAAGGTCCGATCCAGGTCGCCGTCCACCTCTGCCCCCAAGGACAAGGAGCCGGCGGAGCTCGTAGAAGAAGGACCTCTGACCGTAGTCAGTGTGCTGCGCATGCTGTCCGCTGTGGAGGACCACTTGGGCAGCTTGGGACCAAAGGCACTTAACCTCCTGAGCAAGGCTTTAGCCATGGAAATGGTGCAGCCGAATGCCGCGGACAACCTCCTGCTCAACGAGGACAATTGCGTCTTCCTTGAGACCACCAAAGAGAAGCTGAAGGGCATCCTCATCGCAGAGGTCCTGGACGACCCGCACAAGGTACGCGTGGTCAAGAAACTGATCACAAACATTGCGGCCATCATTTTCCAGGTCAACTCCCGGG CTTTAACATCTCGGATTCTGAGTACAGAATATTGA